The following is a genomic window from Strongyloides ratti genome assembly S_ratti_ED321, chromosome : 1.
aaaatactaaaataGAACCACTATCATTATCATCAATTGTaatcatcttttttataatttctataATAAGATTATATGGAATTGATtcatttatttcaatttctGTAGCAATAGTTTTTGccttttttgaaatattatcattatcatttaacttctcaaaagataatgaattattattattatcaaatactTGATTATATCCATATGGGATAAATTTGAATTCTTGAATAATTTcttctaaataaaaaagttttacatCATACAATGGTATTGTTAACtgatatacatatatattttcaaaatagtttttaaacATTTCTACATCAACAGTTGCAgacattaatataattttgattgatgaattatttttaattatcttttttaatattattaataaaaagtctAAAGATAATGTTCTTTCATGAATTTcatcaataataatatgagTGATTCCTTTTAATCCAGAGTAAATACTTTGTAATAATGTACCAGTTGTTGTGTAAACAATAGATCCAAATGGTCTAGGATCAACTCTATCAAAACGTACTGAATACCCAACTGATTCTCCAATAAACTCATATCTTTCATAAGCAACTTCATTAGCTAATGAAGTAGCACATAATCTTCTAGGTTGTGTAACAATACAATTAAATTCAGCTCCTTTACCTTGATtgataaaatcttttaaaagtatttgaGGAATTTGTGTTGATTTTCCAGATCCTGTACTTGCTCTTATCAATATCAATtgattatcttttattatttttaaaattttttctctCTCCATATAAATAGGcaatctttttcttttattttctataaaatcaaaataacatttttcattttctttttttctaatatattcagaaattttatctaattccatattataatataaattgtcATTAGTCAACATAGAATCACTCCAACAattataattcatttttggACCATTCCATGGTTTTAATATACAATGTACTTCTTTTCTAAATCCATTACAAACTTTTGGTTGTATTTTTGGAATTAAATTCATTCTTGACAATACTGTTTTCGGAACAAAAGTagtctttattttataagttgtaataaatttttctatttctttttctaaatcAGAATTAATTtcaacattaaatatattttcttttaacaagTACTTTCTACCCATATCCTCACAACTCCCCCTCAAATGacttttttgtaaaaataaataaaaaatattataacatgCTTCATTTTCAGCatctaataaatttttcccAAATCCATATCCATGAATTTGTTGTTTATTTAACTtagttgatttttttataaaataaaaactaaataattaagtattttatattaaatattttaataactaaccagctattattgatatatattatcctattgattaaaatatcaattgaagagtatttatttttgacaATTCTTTCAAGTTCAAATTTACTATTTTGGTAAGAAATTAAGTTTCCTCcaatatttaacaattttctGGATGGTTGATATaacttataaaaatctttttcattttcaaaatattgaATTGGTAATTGTTTAACATAATCTGATAATCTACTTAAAAATGAACTATTTGATTGgcaataatcttttaaattatgaatGATATTCCATGCACAGTCATTTATAGATTCGATGGTAGAAATACCTTTTCCTtgtgaaaaaaatgaataattcaattttgataaaataatattagccacagaatcataaatatatacaccaacatcattcatttttttatcttttattgaaaactttatttctattttttcaATCAAAGACACCAATTGACTAATCATATAATAAGatctttctttaaaaatcCAAACATCACATAACTGTATTACCCAATCTGATGGTATTAAAATCTgatctaaaaattatatttaaataattatcattaaacaGTAAAGATGATATAAAGTTACTACCTTCATCTAGCTTTTTTGGTACAGTATTTGTATTGTTAGATTgtatatttgaaatattcacattcatattaatttaatgatattgtaataaagtcaatacaaaaaatattaaaaaattaataaagttttttgaTTTGTTGTACGTATTTAactgataataatttatcgtactcaaattacttttttctattccaattgtaatatatatatatgacaATTTTTGGTGAACAATAAGTTGAAAAATCAAAGTCCtttaaaacttttgtttaatataagGATTTTAATCATGTATAGGATAGTTTATGATGGTAGTACTACGTATTTGTATGTGctttaatacaataaaatctAACTGCTATTTTATCAAAGGAAATATTACATGATgatagatttaaaaaattttatttaatatatttttttgatatttattagaagttataaaatatagtcTTTATAACCAAATAAGAAGTagaattatatatgtattcatttactgataatttatatacaaacttattatatttattttcatgaTTCTTTAGTTCATTTGTTATTAGATATCCATTAATATTACATTCTTAGCATTCTTCCTCACCATTATCAAATTTCAAAATAGCTttattttttgcaaaaacttttttttttattatcattttataatataaacaatatatataaataacttttttttaaaaaaaaattatcatatcttactttttaaaatattttaaaatttttttattatttgatataatatattaaggTCCAATAAAAACATCCCTATAAAATAGTTTACACATTATGGTTatactgtttttttttaattattttttctatttatctCGCAAAGAAAACGCTTCGCAAAatgtctttttttctttattagcAGCTTGTAAAGGCGAATAAGTATTATATCGACAAGAGgattctttaattttttactcatagatgtttatattaattgtCTTGCAATGGGATCCTCTTATTTAAATGTACCAACTTTTTGTTCAGGAAATAATAACACTTTTGATGGTGATGATAATGGAAATGtaagtataataataagatattctttatcaaatattttagtgGACATTATTAAATCAAGTTTATGAAAAGATTGCTGAAAATGAGgaagaacaaaaaaataaaggtaaaagaaaatatagaaaaagtGTTTCTGAAATTGTTGAGTATGTAGTGGAGGAAACTAACAAACATgagtataataataaagaaagttatagtaaaaagtgttatcaacaaaatttacaatctacttttaataaaaatgtaactATTCCTGAtaccaaaaataataacattcaacaaaataaaagaaaatcaattgaaaataatattgttattgcCTACCAAACTTATAATGATCTCAGTAACCTtgatataacaaataatttattagatTGTCaacatacaaaaaaaaatagttatcacaattttaattgtactattgataataaatcttTAGGTGAACAAAGTCTAAgtattaaaacattatcaAATTCTAATGTTAAGAACAAAATACAACATCCTATCATTAAATTTGGTTCTAATTTAAAATCATCTCCTTCaacatttaaattgttagttaaaaataaacatgataatataactcaaaaaaataaatataacgAAGAAAATTTGACATGTGCACGTTTACAaccatataataattttaaaaaaaaagttgaaaataatagtattatATCTATTGGACTTAAAAACAATAGGGATTTGATTTCTTTTCCTGAACTTCCAAATTCTTCAATAAAacataaaagaaaaataacaaatagtGATATTTTAGATCCTCAGGTTCATGGACATGCAATTTCTAAAAAGGCAATGGTTGAAACAAGTGCATATTCTAGATATCAAATTATGGTTTCAGAGTGGAGACATTATGTTAAAATGGTTAAATCAAAAGTTCATGGTTTTGGGCTGGTGGCTAATGTTGATATACCTGAAAATACCTATATAATTGAATATACAGGTGAACAGATTCGTTATGAAATTGCTAAtataagagaaaaaaaatatattgaaaatggTTTGggtgtatatttttttcaaattgaTAATGATTATGTTGTTGATGCAACATTTTATGGATCATGTAGTAGATATATGAATCATTCTTGTGAGGCAAATTGCATTGcacatataatatatataaatgaaaagaaaaaaattataatgattaGTTCTCGTGATATTAGAAAAGGTGAAGAATTAGTTTATGATTATAAATTTGAAAGAGAAGAAGGTTCAAAGAATAGAATTCCATGTTATTGTGGGGCAAAAAAGTGCAAAAAATGGATCAATTAGTAATTAATGCgtgtaatataattatttatcatttattaattttaaattttatcattataaatcgattgttttctaaaaataaaagttttttactTTCTGGTAGAACacataaaaaatgtaaatttgatttattttgaCATGGTATTGTTGTGATCATTCTTTCTTCAAAAGTAACAAGATTTATAACATATAATTCATTtgaattttcaaataatgcCACAGCAAATTGTTGttctttaaaaagaaattttatacttttcatattatttaacatttttttatattttccttttttaatatctgtaccattatgaatatttgataatttaaatgaacCATCTTTACTTccttgaattaaaaaaatactcgTTGAACTAAACTTATCAACATCtaatgaattttttgatGAAATCATAGGTGGtgttaaacttttaaaaattcttaacGGTTCATTGTTGCGCCTTAAATCCCAtaattctaaattttttttaatagtaacaGTAAGAAATAAACAACCAccaagataaataaaattagatatAATACCTGAATTTGATgctatatattttgataaaattcttttagatggaatatcatataaatatataatattattaccaCCTGCTAATAAAACAAATCTATTGTATACTTTATCTTGTACTAAAAGA
Proteins encoded in this region:
- a CDS encoding WD40/YVTN repeat-like-containing domain and WD40-repeat-containing domain-containing protein, which gives rise to MFADSFNNNFKDCDWEIISYEHNSKIKPLLVKIENSKENDEKICFIDENKNFIVMSNNLEILEITLLLFPNISSESITFIKDINIFDNVNKIIAIVNKTLKVLLLDISNRTWEFITFPSTIYSCLLVQDKVYNRFVLLAGGNNIIYLYDIPSKRILSKYIASNSELWDLRRNNEPLRIFKSLTPPMISSKNSLDVDKFSSTSIFLIQGSKDGSFKLSNIHNGTDIKKGKYKKMLNNMKSIKFLFKEQQFAVALFENSNELYVINLVTFEERMITTIPCQNKSNLHFLCVLPESKKLLFLENNRFIMIKFKINK
- a CDS encoding Histone-lysine N-methyltransferase 2D, with the protein product MGSSYLNVPTFCSGNNNTFDGDDNGNWTLLNQVYEKIAENEEEQKNKVEETNKHEYNNKESYSKKCYQQNLQSTFNKNVTIPDTKNNNIQQNKRKSIENNIVIAYQTYNDLSNLDITNNLLDCQHTKKNSYHNFNCTIDNKSLGEQSLSIKTLSNSNVKNKIQHPIIKFGSNLKSSPSTFKLLVKNKHDNITQKNKYNEENLTCARLQPYNNFKKKVENNSIISIGLKNNRDLISFPELPNSSIKHKRKITNSDILDPQVHGHAISKKAMVETSAYSRYQIMVSEWRHYVKMVKSKVHGFGLVANVDIPENTYIIEYTGEQIRYEIANIREKKYIENGLGVYFFQIDNDYVVDATFYGSCSRYMNHSCEANCIAHIIYINEKKKIIMISSRDIRKGEELVYDYKFEREEGSKNRIPCYCGAKKCKKWIN